A window of Hirundo rustica isolate bHirRus1 chromosome 27, bHirRus1.pri.v3, whole genome shotgun sequence contains these coding sequences:
- the COASY gene encoding bifunctional coenzyme A synthase produces the protein MPPFASGLLVLTAPLPALPRRAAGLVAAAAGLVAGPLYVHLQPGLRLGGPSAGPAAPPAGPALLRALAALYTAAAARRGLDLRVLLGPGRRLARQPGVLLARLAAAAYGCPPSLPALLLGEDAAGDAGGDPVGDPEQDPDAALPEFLDVAVGGTFDRLHGAHRLLLSACCLLARRRLLAGVADGDLLRHKVLPELIEPYELRVAKLREFLEDVKPSLCYDIVPLADPFGPSVTDANLQCLVVSQETRRGGEAVNKKRLENGLPELALHEIQLMKDPDHHQNEEEKISSSSLRQRLLGTLLQPPRQDPALPLRPYVIGLTGGTGSGKTSIAKLLGHLGAFVIDADKLGHAVYVPGGPAYEPVVAAFGAEILNEDGTINRKVLGAKVFGNQERLKSLTDIVWPKIAQLAKERIREAEAQGKAVCVLDAAVLLEAGWQDMVHEVWTAIIPEEEAVRRIVARDGLTEEAARRRLQSQMTNRQRVEQSQVVLCTLWEPDITRQQVQKAWDLLQQRLSPEPGP, from the exons ATGCCGCCCTTCGCTTCGGGGCTGCTGGTGCTGACGGCGCCGCTGCCCGCGCTgccccggcgggcggcggggctggtggcggcggcggcggggctggtGGCGGGGCCGCTCTACGTGCATCTGCAGCCGGGGCTGCGGCTGGGCGGCCCCtccgccggcccggccgcgccgcccgcggGCCCCGCGCTGCTGCGGGCTCTGGCCGCGCTCTacacggcggcggcggcgcggcgggggctGGACCTGCGCGTCCTGCtcggccccggccgccgcctGGCTCGGCAGCCCGGCGTCCTGCTGGCG CGCCTGGCCGCGGCTGCCTACGGCTGCCCGCCGAGCCTGCCCGCGCTGCTGCTGGGCGAGGACGCCGCGGGCGACGCCGGGGGCGATCCCGTGGGGGACCCCGAGCAGGATCCCGACGCGGCGCTCCCCGAATTCTTGGACGTGGCTGTTGGCGGCACCTTCGACCGGCTGCACGGCGCCCACCGGCTCCTGCTCAGCgcctgctgcctcctggcccGGCGGCGGCTCCTGGCCGGGGTGGCCGACGGAGACCTGCTCCGCC ACAAGGTCTTGCCGGAGCTGATCGAGCCGTACGAGCTGCGGGTGGCAAAGCTGCGTGAATTCCTGGAGGATGTGAAGCCTTCACTGTGCTACGACATCGTGCCTCTGGCCGACCCCTTCGGCCCCTCAGTCACAGACGCCAACCTGCAGTGCCTGGTGGTCAGCCAGGAGACCCGCCGGGGAGGGGAGGCTGTGAACAAGAAGAGGCTTGAAAAT GGGCTCCCCGAGCTGGCTCTCCATGAAATCCAATTGATGAAGGACCCCGACCACCATCAGAACGAGGAGGAGAAgatcagctcctccagcctccggcagaggctgctgggcacactgctgcagcccccacGG CAAgacccagctctgcccttgcGCCCGTACGTCATCGGCCTgactgggggaactgggagcGGGAAAACCTCCATCGCCAAGCTCCTGGGGCACCTGGGCGCGTTCGTCATCGACGCCGACAAGCTGGGCCACGCCGTCTACGTTCCCGGTGGCCCGGCCTACGAGCCGGTGGTGGCGGCCTTTGGGGCAG AGATCCTGAACGAAGATGGAACGATTAACAGGAAAGTCCTTGGGGCCAAAGTGTTTGGAAACCAG GAGCGGCTGAAGAGCCTGACTGACATTGTGTGGCCCAAAATAGCCCAGCTGGCAAAGGAGAGAATCAGGGAGGCTGAAGCTCAAG GGAAGGCCGTGTGTGTGCTGGACGCTGCCGTGCTGCTGGAGGCCGGCTGGCAGGACATGGTCCACGAGGTGTGGACGGCCATCATCCCGGAGGAGGAG gcCGTGAGGCGCATCGTGGCCAGGGATGGGCTGACCGAGGAGGCTGCTCGCCGCCGGCTGCAGAGCCAGATGACCAACAGGCAACGGGTGGAGCAGTCACAGGTGGTGCTTTGCACCCTCTGGGAGCCAGACATCACCCGCCAGCAG GTGCAGAAGGCCTGGGACCTGCTGCAGCAGCGCCTGAGCCCAGAGCCCGGCCCCTGA
- the MLX gene encoding max-like protein X isoform X2 yields MENARKGSIVSRANSIGSTSASSVPNTDDEDSDYHQESFKESYKDQRRRAHTQAEQKRRDAIKKGYNDLQAIVPTCEQQDFSISSQKLSKAIVLQKTIDYIQFLHKEKKKQEEEVSTLRKDVMALKIMKVNYEQIVKAHQDNPNEGKNQISDEVKFNVFQGIMDSLFQSFNASVSVTSFQELSACVFSWIEEHCKPQTLQDIVIGVLHKVKSQLF; encoded by the exons ATGGAAAATGCCCGGAAAGGCAGCATAGTGTCCCGGGCCAACAGCATCGGCTCCACCAGTGCCTCCTCTGTCCCCAACACAG ATGATGAGGACAGTGACTATCATCAGGAGTCGTTCAAGGAGTCCTACAAGGACCAGCGCCGCCGGGCGCACACCCAGGCCGAGCAGAAGCGCCGAGACGCCATCAAG aAAGGCTACAATGACTTGCAGGCCATCGTCCCCACGTGTGAGCAGCAGGATTtctccatcagctcacagaagCTGAGCAAGGCCATCGTGCTTCAGAAAA CTATTGACTACATCCAGTTCCtgcacaaggaaaagaaaaagcaggaggaggaagtttCTACCCTCAGGAAAGATGTGATGGCCTTGAAGATCATGAAAGT GAACTATGAGCAGATTGTGAAAGCTCATCAGGACAACCCAAACGAGGGGAAGAACCAGATCTCTGATGAGGTGAAGTTCAATGTTTTCCAAGGCATCATGGACTCCCTGTTCCAGTCCTTCAATGCCTCAGTCTCGGTAACGAGTTTTCAGGAACTGTCAGCGTGTGTCTTCAGCTGGATTGAAGAGCACTGCAAGCCCCAG ACGCTACAGGACATTGTCATCGGGGTCCTGCACAAGGTGAAGAGCCAGCTCTTCTGA
- the HSD17B1 gene encoding 17-beta-hydroxysteroid dehydrogenase type 1 isoform X1 — MESLSQHLHQDQGTGSPRHAQGGGWRGLEIRQQTQHGGAGRGDPLPSPFKWCGPVAVPAMERTTVLITGCSSGIGLGLAARLAADAARRFKGNGVGAAPGIQQPQGVSGLDQAASPRRHRAWGGLGLVLALQLCGAAAHSHTLSPVYATMRDLAKVERLLERLGGCCPDTLEVLQLDVTDPRSLAAAAQRVQGQRLDVLVCNAGVGLMGPLETCSDQAMKTLFDVNLFGAVRTIQAFLPAMKSRRAGRIIVSSSIGGLQGLPFNAVYCASKFAVEGLCESLAIVLRPFNIHLTLVECGPVHTSFLANLQRPDPEGSEMRGLDAETQELYRRYLWHCQSIFRDTAQEVEEVLPVFLEAIGSPCPPLRCASTQLLAPLWRLRLSSPDGSAYVRAMHDFVFGGGEAGGDQP; from the exons ggggaccCACTTCCCAGCCCTTTTAAATGGTGTGGCCCCGTTGCAGTGCCAGCCATGGAGAGAACCACGGTGCTGATCACAGGCTGCTCCTCGGGCATCggcctggggctggctgcaCGCCTGGCAGCCGACGCCGCTCGCCGGTTCAAAGGTAACGGGGTCGGCGCTGCCCCGGGGATCCAGCAGCCGCAGGGGGTCTCTGGGCTGGACCAGGCAGCCTCACCAAGGAGACACAGAGCCTGGGGTGGGCTGGGGTTGgtgctggctctgcagctctgtggtgcTGCCGCCCACAGCCACACTCTCTCTCCAGTTTATGCTACCATGCGTGACCTGGCCAAGGTTGAGCGGCTGCTGGAGCGCTTGGGGGGCTGCTGCCCCGACACGCTGGAGGTCCTGCAGCTTGATGTCACTGACCCACGCtcgctggcagctgctgcacagcgGGTGCAGGGACAGCGGCTGGACGTGCTGG TCTGCAATGCAGGAGTGGGACTGATGGGACCGCTGGAGACCTGCTCGGACCAGGCCATGAAAACTCTCTTCGATGTGAACCTCTTTGGGGCTGTCCGCACCATCCAGGCCTTCCTGCCTGCCATGAAGAGCCGCAGGGCCGGGCGGATCATCGTCTCCAGCAGCATCGGGGGGCTGCAAG ggctgcccttCAATGCTGTGTACTGTGCCAGCAAGTTTGCAGTGGAGGGGCTGTGCGAGAGTCTGGCCATCGTCCTGCGTCCCTTCAACATCCA CCTGACGCTGGTGGAGTGCGGGCCCGTCCACACCAGCTTCCTGGCCAACCTGCAGCGCCCCGACCCTGAGGGCAGCGAGATGCGGGGCCTGGACGCCGAGACGCAGGAGCTGTACCGCCGCTACCTGTGGCACTGTCAGAGCATCTTCCGCGACACGGCCCAGGAGGTGGAGGAGGTCCTGCCG GTGTTCCTGGAGGCCATCGGCAGCCCCTGCCCGCCGCTCCGCTGCGCCAGCACCCAGCTCCTCGCCCCGCTGTGGCGCCTGCGGCTGAGCAGCCCCGACGGCTCCGCGTACGTCCGCGCCATGCACGACTTCGTGTTCGGCGGCGGCGAGGCCGGCGGGGACCAGCCCTGA
- the MLX gene encoding max-like protein X isoform X1, whose protein sequence is MAEPPGAAAEDSWGKVDAAYGDNGLDSALFMENARKGSIVSRANSIGSTSASSVPNTDDEDSDYHQESFKESYKDQRRRAHTQAEQKRRDAIKKGYNDLQAIVPTCEQQDFSISSQKLSKAIVLQKTIDYIQFLHKEKKKQEEEVSTLRKDVMALKIMKVNYEQIVKAHQDNPNEGKNQISDEVKFNVFQGIMDSLFQSFNASVSVTSFQELSACVFSWIEEHCKPQTLQDIVIGVLHKVKSQLF, encoded by the exons ATGGCGGAGCCGCCGGGCGCCGCGGCCGAGGACTCGTGGGGGAAG GTGGACGCGGCCTACGGCGACAATGGCCTGGACTCCG CACTCTTCATGGAAAATGCCCGGAAAGGCAGCATAGTGTCCCGGGCCAACAGCATCGGCTCCACCAGTGCCTCCTCTGTCCCCAACACAG ATGATGAGGACAGTGACTATCATCAGGAGTCGTTCAAGGAGTCCTACAAGGACCAGCGCCGCCGGGCGCACACCCAGGCCGAGCAGAAGCGCCGAGACGCCATCAAG aAAGGCTACAATGACTTGCAGGCCATCGTCCCCACGTGTGAGCAGCAGGATTtctccatcagctcacagaagCTGAGCAAGGCCATCGTGCTTCAGAAAA CTATTGACTACATCCAGTTCCtgcacaaggaaaagaaaaagcaggaggaggaagtttCTACCCTCAGGAAAGATGTGATGGCCTTGAAGATCATGAAAGT GAACTATGAGCAGATTGTGAAAGCTCATCAGGACAACCCAAACGAGGGGAAGAACCAGATCTCTGATGAGGTGAAGTTCAATGTTTTCCAAGGCATCATGGACTCCCTGTTCCAGTCCTTCAATGCCTCAGTCTCGGTAACGAGTTTTCAGGAACTGTCAGCGTGTGTCTTCAGCTGGATTGAAGAGCACTGCAAGCCCCAG ACGCTACAGGACATTGTCATCGGGGTCCTGCACAAGGTGAAGAGCCAGCTCTTCTGA